In Podospora pseudopauciseta strain CBS 411.78 chromosome 2 map unlocalized CBS411.78m_2, whole genome shotgun sequence, the genomic stretch ACGGGGGGCAACTCATCTCATCTTTGTATAACTCCTTACCAAAGGCATACGCCGCCTAAGCTGCTTGGATCCACGACCAACAAGAGGGAGGAACGTCACTACCGCCAACACTATCATACACAACATCCACACGGCCGACTAGCCCAGAAATGTTCTCCGGATAGTCCGCCATGCTCTTAATCCCATTGTCCTCAACCTCGCACTTGGAGCACTCGACTACCAACGAGCTGTGGAGCAACAAAGGCGGTGATGTCCTTGCTCAACCTTCGGATGAACTCTCCATCATGCCAGTTAGACCTTAAAGAATATGTCTATAAGATACCGGTTCTCCCCTAAAACAAGTCTCATCTCTATTAGACATCACAGCCTCAAGCCTCTCTTACCTTACACTTTTAACTGCGACCTCGGCCGGTGCCTACACTCAAATTGAAAGTCAGACCACCTTCTTGCACTCTTCAAGATGCATTTCTcaaccctcttcatcaccctGTCAGCCGCTGCCGGCCTCTCCCTTGCGGCCCCCACCTCTCATACCGACCAATCCACTTGCCAGCGTGTGAAGTCGGAATCGTACAAGGTCCACATCGCCACCAACTCCAATGAACCCGTGGAACCCGAAGTCTTGactttctccctccccgacgGTACCCACGGCACCTGCTTTCTCATCGCCGACTTCCCGGCCGGCTATCCGAATATCGACTCTGGCGTTGAGGATGGCCGTAGCCCCTTTCCCATCAATGTGGTTGATTTCCACTCTAACGAACACAGCGTCAAAGTTGGCCCCGTCCTCGGTACATTTCGGATTCCTTCCGCCCTGCCCGACAAGAAGACCACAAAAGCGGTCAAATTGACCATCGTGAGTTTTCCTTGCGAGTGGATAAGGCTGTTTATAATCGAGGTTGCGGCCATAGGTCTGGTCGACTTCGAGCTGAATGACAAGAGCGGACTGTTTGTTGAGTATGGTAAAGGAATCGATGGTTGGGAGCGGGAGGTTTTGGTGATTCGGGGGTAACCTTTGTACCTCTTCGTTTTTTCTTCACTTTGGAACCCACCGTCTTGATTGACGCTCGACAACATGGAGGTGTTGCATGGAGAATTAGACTTAGACGCCCCTTCTTTGATAGACAGGAATGCGATCTCTTTTTTGATCATCTTTGACTGTGTATTGTTGAATGGCTCTGAGGTACCTAGGTATAACCAAAATCCTACCGACAGACCCATGAAGCTGCTATGACTCTACTTTGCTTAGTTGACCCCTTCTCAATGCTTAGGAACGCCACCCTCAGGGGGTCCTTCGTACGGTTCCCTATCGAAGGCATGCGCTGCCAAAGCAGCCTTCAAGAACCCGACATGCGGTTTGGTGCAGCGACTGTAGGTATGCTGGATGTAAGAAGTTTGATACTGGACGAGGTAATTAGAGAACTAATAACACTAATACTAATCTAACATATAACCAATGCAACTTCAACTTCCACGACTGCATTTATGTGCAGAAATTCGGATTAAACCTTCGCGCTCAATATTGTCTGGATAATCTTCTTTGAGAAACCGGTATGCCTCTTTCCTAGGAGCCTGTTATATACCGTACTATTAATATACCTCTCTAGATTAGTTACTTACAAGGAGAGAGGATTCCCACATCATTCCCACGATGGTTGATGGGCCATCTGTCCTTATTCGGCCGTTTAAAGTAATACTTTGCGTTTAATCGAATGTCTTCGGCGCTCTTGGTTGCTTCGTGATCCAGGCCGGCCTGCATTGTCTTGCTTCGTGCTTCTGAATGACTATTAGGCTCAAGACCGAGAAAGAAATATCACCATTCCTACTCACGTTTCTCACTGAATCTCTGAGCCTTATCGGCACGTTCTTCTGCAAACCGTTGGTTGACTGTCTGCTTCCATGCCTTCTCTGCCGCCTCATCTTCCGCAGAAATCAACTTATTCCACTGTTTATACATGACTAAACAAAAGTTAGTGAaattttgttttgtttcacCTCATGGACTTACCCAAAGCCTTGGCAATAGCCTGCCCAGTCGGCCTCCCACCCTTGCTCTTCTCCTCAGCATCACAACCCTCCCACTTGCCATCCCAAGTCTGGATATCCAGCTCGTGCTGACCGCGTATATGGCGGATCAGTCCAGATGTGGAGGAGAAACTCTTGGCGGTTGGGCAGAGGATCCCATCTTCAAACTCAATCCAGCAAAAGACCTCTCCCGGAAGGATCTTGACGCCCTTTCGGTCATTGTCTGTAACGATCTCAGCGATCAGGAGTCCCTCTGGTCGGACCTGGTGGCCGTGGTATGACTGATAGTCACGCTGAAAACTCTGGTCAATACTCTGGGAGACATGATCGAAGCCAGGCCATACTCAAGGATCACTTACGCTGCTCTGGAGAGAAGCCCATGCTTGGTAGGGTTCAGCAAGTAAATCAGTTCCCATCACAATACGTATATCGAATAACCGTCCAAAACAAGAGATATAACCCGATCTCCAACGAGTCTATTATTGGGCCCGCTCGAACCATGATGTTGGCGCCGGGCTTCATACTCCGAGGCATGAAACCGTCAAGTTCTTTTTGAGAAGCCTTCGAGCGAGAGAGTAATCATGGAAAACCTGCGCCTCATCAAATGCTCACTGCCTACCTAGGTCAAGATCATGTTTGCTATGTGACGCGATCCTGTCCTGTCTTTTTTCTACTTCTTCTCTACATACTCGCCTCACAACTCGCATCAGGATACTTCCCAATAACACCACTCAAAGAGACCATAACCGTCCGGCCAGCGACGATCAATCTTTGCAACTACCTCAAGGAAAACAAGCCCGTCGGCTCCTGATGAAAGTCAGTTCGTCTCTAAATTAAATACCACTAAGATCAGCCCCCCGAACCTTTTCAGTTTGAACAAATGAACCCGCGTTACCACCCATTGATACgctcctcagccttgtcgTAAACAAATTAACAAACTGACATTCCAATCCGCAGTTCGCTGTCTGATAACTAAAGAGAGTTTTGTTTGGGCCCCCCCTCGATCTGGCAGGGAACCCCCTCTGGCCACCTAAACCCTTAACCCCGAGAAGAAAATCCAAAACTCCAACACTTGCTCCGACTTTTCCAAGATGGATTCGATTTCGCTCGCATCGCTTTCCTAAGGCCCTACATATATATTctaaatatttactttttttttttttttttttttttaaaaaaaaaaagtgtagtttatagttattttCAGGCCATTTTACATTAAGTCTTTTTTCCTTATTTTATTTTTGAAAGagtaattaaaattatatatctCTCTTCTCTACCTAAAAAGGGGGAACTCGGGGGTTGCCAAGACTCAATAAATAGACTGACAAAAGCAGTAAAAACATACAACAgcagggattccccagtggtcacccacctgagtactaaTCTGCCGATCAACTGTTtgactaggggagagcggacgggatcccgtatTTTCAGTTGtctatggtcgtatgtgacAGTTTTGGGTGAATTTGTGATTTATGTTTGAAGCTCTGCTGTTGGCAAGAAAATCAAGAGCTTTGtgagagaaaagaagggagCAGCAAGCTCTGTGTGATGTGATGAATAGACGGGAGCTTTGGATGAGCTGCCCCGCTTCTATTGCCCCTCCACTCCTCGAGACAAATCCAACTGCTCTCTAGACGAGCtttgggagggttggtgaGATGTAGTTCAGGAGAGGATACTCCGGTCTTTTATTTCCCACCTTACGGGTAGGCAATGGCCAAGATTTGGATCCGGTGGCAGGTTTTTAAcgttggtgttttttttttggaggaaGGTTTTGTTTTAGGAAGGTCAGATATCTTGCGATAAAGGCGATCTCCATCACCTGATTTGCCTCTTTCCATCTCTCAACTTTCAAAAGCCTCGTGGTCGAGTGAGATTTTTACACTGCAATTGAGGCTCAACTCACCTTTACATCTCACAATCCCATAACAACATCAATTTGACAAaacacaacagcagcacacAATCACACCATCAAAAAATGGCCCCCGCTTCCGGCCCCCCCTCTGTAGTAACAAACAACCTCTCCTACCTCTTCCAAGACCACTCCACCGGCCTCTCAGGCAtaaccctctccctcccccccagaTCCCGCACCCTCTTGATCGGCGCCAACGGCGCAGGCAagaccaccctcctccgcctcctggCGGGAAAACGCCTAGCGCCAGCAGGCACAATCACCATCGGCGGCAACGACCCCTTCAAAGTCGGCCTCGAGGGCGTGACCTACCTCGGCCTGGAATGGGTCCTCAACGCCATCGTCCGCACCGACATCGGCGTCGACGAGCTCCTCCGCTCCGTCGGCGGGGACCAATACCCCGACCGTCGTGACGAGCTCGTCGCCGTTCTCGACATCGATACCAGGTGGAGGATGCACGCCGTTTCCGACGGCGAGCGCCGCAGGGTCCAGCTCGCCATGGGCCTAGTCCGGCCGTGGACGATCCTGTTATTGGATGAAATCACCGTCGACCTGGATGTCTGGTCCCGGAGTCAGTTTTTGAGCTTTTTGAAAaaggagacggaggagagggagtgcACGGTTGTGTATGCGACGCACATATTGGATAATTTGGCGGGGTGGCCGACGCATTTGGTGCATATGCATCttgggacggtggtggagtggGGGACGACGGAGAAGATGTTGGAGAGTAAACTGGGGGGGGAAAAAGAGACGGGAAACAGTCGGCTAGGGGAGTTGGTGTTAAggtggttgaaggaggaCTTGGATAGAAGGGGGCCGAGAGAcaagttgaggagggggccgGAGGGGTTGAGTTATAATTCGGGGAAtttggggattggggggtaTGGGTTAGAGAGTAAGAGcaagttggaggagaagagatgAGAAAATATCAGAAAAGATGTAAGAGGGGTGAAGATGAGAAGGATTCAACATATAGAGGGATAGATGTGGTGGCGAATATGGTTTAACATAGTACCCGGGTGGATTTAACATGGGTTTCGCTGTGCGGAAAGCTTACTTGATGTAGAGTAGAATGGCATATCCATTTAATATGTTAGAAGACATTCATGTGTGTTATTTGACTCATATCAACAACTGGATGACTGAAAGCAACCAATACCGCCCAAAAAACCATATCCACTCAGAAGACCGTATGTTCGAGAAGTGAAACCATACCAGGTCCAACCTACAAAGCAAAGACAGTGTTTTTCATGTCATAATACTCTTTACACTATTACCACACAGTACAACTCTAATCTACCTCTCTTAATGCCTCGTTTATACCCCCCCGGCAATCCTTCACAACCTTGACATCCCTCAGTTGTTGTTTCTGCTGACCATCAACCACGGCCTCCCAACCCAAAAACTCCAGAAAATATGCAAATGTCCCCCAAGTTTGGTCCGTCCAGCCATTACCATGAGATTgaaataaaaaggtaatgTTGAGATGAAATGCAAGGAAAAAATGACCCAAAGAAAATCATCATCCCAGCTTCTTGACTTCGTCGTGGTCGTGCTTCGTCCGAGCTTCGTTTGTTCAAAAATATGAACAGCAAAAGTACACCAGCGAACCAGCAcaacaaaccaaaccaaaccatcGTCCAGTCTCGGGTGAAATCAACGCTCGCCTGCTCGCCCGCTCTCACAGAATGCCAACAGTAACCTTACACATCCACCCCCTAATTCCGTCAATGCccccccacacccccccacctcaacctcaacccatcCGTCCATCTAGCATAAAGCAAATCACCCAGCGCCTTACAATGCTCCATCCCCTGCACCGCCGGCCTCCCCGGAAACTTTGCCTCCaacgccgccatcgccatcttcTCCTTATCCCGTTCCCTATTCTCTCtcgcctctctctctctctcccgtGCTTCCTTATCCGGcgacccccctccccttcccccattAACGATCCCCAGCGCGTTCTCCGCCCCGCCAATATtactctccctcctcctcctatGAGACGCGAGATGTGGGTTATCCTGTGAAATCATCAACTTCGTCGGTGAGCTCGACAaccctggtggtggttgcaaGGCTGCTGGTTTTGTTCTTTGGTCTTTGACGACTGTTCCTCCTTGGGGGGTGCCCTCGCTGAGGGTTTGTTtatgttgttgctgttgttggtattgctgctgctgctgctgctgctgctgttgttgttgttgatgatgatgttgttgttgttgttgttgttgttggggtaGTTGCGGGACAAAAGCATTGCTTAGCTTTGTGTCTTGAGATACTGTCGACATGATGCTTCGGAGGAGGTGATAGGACCCCTCTGGGTCGACAGCATCTAGATGGGCCAAAGCGTCAGATAACCTCGCCAGTGCCTCCCTTTTTGCTGAGCCTGCTGTCTGGGCGTGGAGTTCGTCTAGACAGGGTTCTAGAGCCTTGTTGTAGAGCCTTCTCCCTAAAAAGGCTTCTTTGCTGTGCGGTTCTACCGGGGCTTGGTACGAGTACGATGTTGGTGGTCTGTTCTCGCTGTTGTCATAGATGAACGAGTCGCTGGGGGAGGAACCGCCATGATGTGAAGGGTTGGTCGATGTGTCAGATGGTACCCTCCGGAATAAACGCATAGTCGAGCCCGAGTTACCAAACGACATGTCTGGTTGTAATGGCCGCTTAGCCGCAACAGACGCACGGGGTGAGCCGTTGGAAACCTGGCGGTTGGCTTGCTGGCTTTGACGGAGGGACTGGCGGCGGACTGTCGACTTCCGGACGGTACTTGGAGTGGTGGGCTGGAGGGGCCCATCTTTGACGTCGAGCTTATGCATGGCGTCCTCTATCCCGTGAACGACAGACGGTTTTCTAGACCTGACTGTACCgcgtttttgttgttggacgACTGATTTGACCGTGTCAAACACCCACTCGTCTGCCCCATCCTTGGGCGAGAGAGTTTGCAGCGTCTCTTGATAGTACACTGGCATCTTCACACGCTCCGTCTTGGCATCGGCAACTTGCTTGCGGTATATGAGCTCCTGGAGAGCTTCCACTTTGCCGGCTGAACGGATGAACCGATGCTTAAGCAGTTCCTTTGCGGTGGGCCGGAGATGCGGTGCTTTGACGAGACATTGTGCGATGAAGTCCTTGAACTCCTTGCTAAACTTCCCTTCGAGCCTCGGGGGGTCCTGCTTAGGGATCTGGAAGAGAACTTTCATGGGATGTGTCTGAGCATGGGGTGGCTCGCCAGTCGCAAACTCAATCGCCGTGATGCCCAAGGACCAGATATCCGCTTTGAAATCATAGCCATTCTGCTGGATGACTTCAGGGGCCATCCAAAAGGGAGTGCCAACGAAGGTGTTGCGCTGCGACTTCATATGCGTCAGCTGGGCGGCAACGCCAAAGTCGGCAAGCTTGACTTTTCCAGTCTCTGACAGCAAGACATTGGCAGCCTTGATGTCACGATGAATCTTGCCCTCTGCGTGGAGGTATTCCAGACCAAGTAGCAGTTCTCGGCAAATGATGGCAATATGGACTTCTGGAAACACGCCCGGTTTGAGCTGCAATGTAACTGTTAGAACGGGGCATCGCCAAGAGGCACGATTAAGTAAAGTGCATGCATACCAAATCCAGGCAGGACCCTCCTCCCAGATATTCCATCACAATCCACAGCTTGTGTCCACGGAGAAAGCTGGCCTTGTACTGGGTGACATGAGTGCTGGCGCAGGTGCTGAGCACGGATATTTCTTGCTGAATTTCATGGATATCATCGTCACTAGACTCGAGATCGATCTGTGCGCAACACAATGACATTAATACCACAGAACGGCCGAGACATGTTTGACTGACGAGGAAAATGACAAAAAACCACCATACATGTTTGATCGCAACTGTCTCCCCTGTCTTCTTCTCAATGGCCTTGTAGACCACGCCAAAACTACCGCCTGCGTCACAGTCAGTTTCCCACGTTCCAGGGCAGGGCAACAGCGCAGCGCGCACTCACGGCcgagctcctccagcacctgGTAGTGGTCTGCGACGCCTTCGTCTGCCATTGCGCCTCAGCCCACACACGCGATGGTGGAGTATTCGTAGGGTTGGGTCTGCCCTTGGTCGCAAATCGATCGGGGTGATTAGATAGGCGCGAGGCGGGGATTCAAGGTTATTAAAAGCAACCGAACGCAACCTGGGTCCTGGGCTGTTGTCGCCTTTCCAAACCGAACCTTGACGGTCCTAGAGAAGTCCTTgggaaaaaggagaagggaTGGGTTGGGACGGGAGGGACCGGAGGCGGAGAAAgcgagggagggaggagggagttcGGACggttttctttcttgtcgATGGGATCCTGGGCTGGACAAGAGGAAACAGCGCCCGCGTTGCGCCTGTGTCAGCCGTTTGCTATTAAACCCCTGGATCTGGTGTTCTCAGTTGGCGGCTTGGTTGTCCGGGTGCTGCGTTTGGCGGGCACGGGCCATTGTTTACTTAATGATCTAGCGGGAGGTAGGGCGGACC encodes the following:
- the CAF16 gene encoding CCR4-NOT regulatory complex component (EggNog:ENOG503NV4A; COG:Q; BUSCO:EOG09263X4B) yields the protein MAPASGPPSVVTNNLSYLFQDHSTGLSGITLSLPPRSRTLLIGANGAGKTTLLRLLAGKRLAPAGTITIGGNDPFKVGLEGVTYLGLEWVLNAIVRTDIGVDELLRSVGGDQYPDRRDELVAVLDIDTRWRMHAVSDGERRRVQLAMGLVRPWTILLLDEITVDLDVWSRSQFLSFLKKETEERECTVVYATHILDNLAGWPTHLVHMHLGTVVEWGTTEKMLESKLGGEKETGNSRLGELVLRWLKEDLDRRGPRDKLRRGPEGLSYNSGNLGIGGYGLESKSKLEEKR
- a CDS encoding uncharacterized protein (EggNog:ENOG503NV84; COG:T), translating into MADEGVADHYQVLEELGRGSFGVVYKAIEKKTGETVAIKHIDLESSDDDIHEIQQEISVLSTCASTHVTQYKASFLRGHKLWIVMEYLGGGSCLDLLKPGVFPEVHIAIICRELLLGLEYLHAEGKIHRDIKAANVLLSETGKVKLADFGVAAQLTHMKSQRNTFVGTPFWMAPEVIQQNGYDFKADIWSLGITAIEFATGEPPHAQTHPMKVLFQIPKQDPPRLEGKFSKEFKDFIAQCLVKAPHLRPTAKELLKHRFIRSAGKVEALQELIYRKQVADAKTERVKMPVYYQETLQTLSPKDGADEWVFDTVKSVVQQQKRGTVRSRKPSVVHGIEDAMHKLDVKDGPLQPTTPSTVRKSTVRRQSLRQSQQANRQVSNGSPRASVAAKRPLQPDMSFGNSGSTMRLFRRVPSDTSTNPSHHGGSSPSDSFIYDNSENRPPTSYSYQAPVEPHSKEAFLGRRLYNKALEPCLDELHAQTAGSAKREALARLSDALAHLDAVDPEGSYHLLRSIMSTVSQDTKLSNAFVPQLPQQQQQQQQHHHQQQQQQQQQQQQQYQQQQQHKQTLSEGTPQGGTVVKDQRTKPAALQPPPGLSSSPTKLMISQDNPHLASHRRRRESNIGGAENALGIVNGGRGGGSPDKEAREREREARENRERDKEKMAMAALEAKFPGRPAVQGMEHCKALGDLLYARWTDGLRLRWGGVGGH
- a CDS encoding uncharacterized protein (EggNog:ENOG503PZUH), producing the protein MHFSTLFITLSAAAGLSLAAPTSHTDQSTCQRVKSESYKVHIATNSNEPVEPEVLTFSLPDGTHGTCFLIADFPAGYPNIDSGVEDGRSPFPINVVDFHSNEHSVKVGPVLGTFRIPSALPDKKTTKAVKLTIVSFPCEWIRLFIIEVAAIGLVDFELNDKSGLFVEYGKGIDGWEREVLVIRG